One stretch of Candidatus Baltobacteraceae bacterium DNA includes these proteins:
- the fdnG gene encoding formate dehydrogenase-N subunit alpha: MVSLAATFGRGAMTNHWRDIKNADVIFIAGANPAEAHPVGFQWFMRAKLDPARGPGKGGGAKIIHVDPRFSRTSAVADQYVRIRTGTDVAMFGGLMNYVLQNNKFHDEYVRNYTNATFIVNEKYGFSDGLFNGYDPKKRSYEATAWNYDLGADGFAQRDISMQHPRCVFQLMKAHYARYTPAMVETITGIPQADFLKIAEVVGEMGRPDKVMTIVYAVGLTQHTTGVQLIRSGALLQLLLGNMGRPGGGMNAERGHANIQGNTDHAISWEILPGYLKVPLPGQKNIDDYLKASASKKLDPNSWNFFGTNYKKFLVSLLKAWYGDTATKDNDFAFSYLPKPDGNSSWITIWDQAIQGKMEGVFLSGMTATSIGPDTNQVLQGLSNLKWLVVMDPFPTTTSEFWHTAVDMDPAKIQTEVFMVPTTHWIEKSGSFTNSGRWSQWKDQVIPPEGEARHDHWITAEIFQRVKSLYQKEGGKFPDPVMHLTMDYKDPRKPDFDELAREINGKDLKTGKQMVTFAKLADDGSTSSGDWIYVGSYTPKGNMMKRRMGISDPAKNDPTGMGFYPQWSWSWPLNRRIIYNRASADTNGNPWDPKRPGIKWNGTKWVGDVPDYPPAMSPHDPKAWLPFIMNGEGTGRLFSNTCVDGPLPEHYEPMESPVQNALHPSVQNDPVVYLYDQKAGRPDRFGTSADFPIIATTYRLTEHEHYLTQQVPLLVALQPEPFVEMPPGLAQEKGIKNGDLVTVKSKRGQMVVRALVTNRVGQLTLGGTKAWQVGIPIHWGTVGIQADKNPDRAKYWLANALTPFVGDANSRTPEFKSFLVAIDKA, from the coding sequence GTGGTCAGTTTGGCCGCCACGTTCGGACGCGGAGCAATGACGAATCACTGGCGTGACATCAAGAACGCCGACGTCATCTTCATCGCCGGTGCGAACCCGGCGGAAGCCCATCCGGTCGGATTCCAATGGTTCATGCGCGCCAAGCTGGATCCGGCGCGTGGCCCGGGCAAGGGCGGCGGCGCCAAGATCATCCACGTTGATCCGCGGTTCTCGCGTACGTCGGCAGTGGCGGATCAATACGTGCGTATCCGCACGGGCACCGATGTTGCGATGTTCGGCGGCTTGATGAATTACGTGCTGCAGAACAACAAATTCCATGACGAGTACGTGCGCAATTACACGAACGCAACGTTCATCGTCAACGAAAAGTACGGATTCTCCGACGGACTCTTCAACGGCTACGATCCGAAAAAACGCAGCTACGAAGCAACCGCGTGGAATTACGACTTAGGCGCCGACGGTTTCGCGCAACGTGACATTAGCATGCAGCATCCTCGCTGCGTCTTCCAGCTCATGAAAGCGCACTATGCGCGCTATACGCCGGCGATGGTTGAAACGATCACCGGCATACCGCAAGCCGACTTTCTGAAGATCGCCGAGGTTGTCGGCGAAATGGGCCGTCCCGACAAAGTCATGACGATCGTTTATGCGGTCGGCCTCACCCAGCACACCACCGGCGTGCAGTTGATTCGTTCCGGTGCGTTGCTCCAGTTGCTGCTCGGCAACATGGGGCGGCCGGGCGGCGGTATGAATGCCGAGCGCGGACACGCCAACATTCAGGGCAACACCGACCACGCGATCTCGTGGGAAATCTTGCCGGGCTATCTCAAAGTCCCACTGCCGGGCCAGAAGAATATCGACGACTACCTCAAGGCGAGTGCGTCGAAGAAGCTCGATCCGAATTCCTGGAACTTCTTCGGCACCAACTACAAGAAGTTTTTAGTCAGCTTGCTCAAAGCGTGGTATGGCGATACCGCGACAAAAGACAACGACTTTGCGTTCAGTTATCTGCCGAAGCCCGACGGCAACTCGTCGTGGATTACGATTTGGGATCAAGCCATCCAAGGCAAGATGGAAGGCGTCTTCCTCTCGGGGATGACGGCAACCAGCATCGGCCCTGATACGAATCAAGTCTTGCAGGGGCTTTCAAATCTCAAATGGCTCGTCGTAATGGATCCTTTTCCGACGACCACATCGGAATTTTGGCACACGGCCGTCGACATGGATCCGGCTAAGATCCAAACCGAAGTTTTCATGGTCCCGACGACTCACTGGATCGAAAAATCGGGAAGCTTCACGAATAGCGGACGCTGGTCGCAGTGGAAAGACCAAGTCATTCCGCCTGAAGGCGAAGCCAGGCACGATCACTGGATCACCGCCGAGATCTTCCAGCGCGTCAAGTCGCTTTATCAAAAGGAAGGCGGCAAGTTCCCGGATCCGGTCATGCATCTTACGATGGATTATAAGGATCCGCGCAAGCCGGATTTCGACGAGCTGGCTCGCGAGATCAACGGCAAAGATCTCAAGACCGGTAAGCAGATGGTGACGTTCGCCAAGCTCGCCGACGACGGCTCGACCTCGTCGGGCGACTGGATCTACGTTGGAAGTTACACGCCCAAAGGCAATATGATGAAACGCCGCATGGGCATCTCCGATCCTGCGAAAAACGATCCGACGGGCATGGGTTTCTATCCGCAATGGTCGTGGAGCTGGCCGCTCAATCGTCGCATCATCTACAACCGCGCATCGGCGGACACGAACGGAAATCCATGGGATCCGAAGCGTCCGGGCATCAAGTGGAACGGTACGAAATGGGTAGGTGACGTCCCCGATTATCCGCCGGCGATGAGCCCCCACGATCCGAAAGCCTGGTTGCCGTTCATCATGAACGGTGAGGGCACGGGCCGGCTGTTCTCCAACACCTGCGTCGACGGCCCACTCCCCGAACATTACGAGCCGATGGAATCGCCGGTGCAAAACGCGTTGCATCCGAGTGTTCAAAACGATCCGGTCGTGTACTTGTACGATCAGAAGGCCGGACGTCCGGACCGCTTTGGAACGAGCGCCGACTTCCCAATCATCGCGACGACATATCGGTTGACCGAGCACGAGCATTACCTCACGCAGCAAGTTCCGTTGCTCGTCGCGCTGCAACCCGAACCGTTCGTCGAAATGCCTCCGGGTCTCGCGCAAGAGAAGGGCATCAAAAACGGCGATCTGGTTACGGTCAAGTCGAAGCGTGGGCAGATGGTCGTACGCGCACTCGTCACGAACCGGGTTGGCCAACTGACGCTTGGCGGCACGAAAGCATGGCAGGTCGGTATTCCGATCCACTGGGGTACGGTCGGCATTCAAGCCGACAAGAATCCCGATCGCGCGAAATATTGGCTTGCTAATGCGCTCACGCCGTTCGTCGGCGACGCCAATTCACGAACGCCCGAGTTCAAGTCGTTCCTCGTCGCCATCGACAAGGCGTGA
- a CDS encoding serine hydrolase — protein MSAPCAAMSNPLSDLQTRLRTVAQRLPARVGIAIEDLATGTISGINANASMPAASTIKVPVMVEVFEQMSQGRVSLDQTIHLMASDRDWGWGELCDAPLGSRYTVSTLLWKMITQSDNTATNMLIRLVGRQSINATMQELGLRSTQVADYIRSDGDIRSLRSSAADMAHLLDAIARDQLIDQWSSRQMMMILEGQTHNSLLPVPLPRDVKIAHKTGELHDTLNDVGIVEDDREPYVIAVMTTSLPTLDVGRSFIRGVSRLTYNAMIQFASWRETSGLTPVESFAHPSETLAAPPLSPDLRMWLPADTSKDESAGAD, from the coding sequence ATGAGTGCACCGTGCGCTGCGATGTCGAACCCACTCTCCGATTTGCAAACGCGACTGCGTACCGTGGCGCAGCGGCTTCCGGCACGCGTCGGAATTGCGATCGAAGATCTCGCAACCGGCACGATTTCCGGCATCAACGCAAACGCGAGCATGCCGGCCGCGTCGACGATCAAAGTCCCGGTGATGGTCGAAGTATTCGAGCAGATGTCGCAAGGCCGCGTCTCGCTCGATCAAACCATTCACTTGATGGCCAGCGATCGCGATTGGGGCTGGGGCGAACTGTGTGACGCGCCGCTCGGAAGCCGTTACACCGTTTCAACGCTGCTGTGGAAGATGATCACGCAGAGCGACAACACTGCGACGAACATGCTGATTCGTCTCGTTGGCCGCCAGAGCATCAACGCGACGATGCAAGAACTGGGCTTGCGGAGCACGCAGGTCGCCGATTACATCCGTTCCGACGGAGACATTCGTTCGCTGCGTTCCAGCGCGGCCGACATGGCGCACTTGCTCGATGCGATCGCACGCGACCAGCTAATCGATCAGTGGAGCTCGCGTCAAATGATGATGATCCTTGAAGGGCAGACGCACAATAGCTTGTTGCCGGTTCCACTGCCGCGTGACGTGAAGATCGCGCACAAGACCGGCGAGCTGCACGATACGCTCAACGACGTCGGGATCGTCGAGGACGACCGCGAACCGTACGTCATCGCCGTCATGACGACGTCACTGCCGACGCTTGACGTCGGACGCAGTTTTATCCGTGGCGTCTCGCGACTCACCTACAACGCAATGATTCAGTTCGCGAGCTGGCGCGAGACTTCGGGACTCACCCCGGTCGAGAGCTTCGCGCATCCATCGGAGACGCTCGCGGCGCCTCCCCTCTCGCCGGATTTGCGCATGTGGTTGCCCGCGGACACCTCGAAGGACGAGAGCGCCGGCGCCGACTGA
- a CDS encoding alkaline phosphatase family protein: MRLFVRTAALFLFSFCAFTGAVDTSAAPIGESQLAGLRSKINHIIVIYEENWSFDGLYSEYPGANGAHGRGTPQLQCPTGSDNYTAMTGLPPALIRAGRPTGPWPCGWQGLAGGEQDPHIPLGLPLRPYDLTDFIPTSALTGDLWHIFWHEQLQIDNGALEAAGPAPMDKFSAYASNPGLVFGYYNATHLPEGVIAQHYTLADNFFHSAFGGSYLNHQWLICACTPEWNQPLPAGAPGFASSWDPKTHTLNDSNLTTMPRPGGSGPLWVVNTTFTQNSPHPSRVKPDQLLRPIPPSQKTIGDLLTDHSPSVSWKWYSGGWDLALAHDPRANGCPNPSAADPNPTPAGLCFQYHHQPFAYFQRWGTDGSAAKAEHLQDESHFFSDLESKTLPGVVFVKPVGLDNEHPNYSTLARGGQHLQKLISAICTSSYWKDSVIIVTYDENGGRWDHVAPPKVDEWGPGTRVPAIIVSPYAKPHFVDHTKYETASILALIERRFGLPSLGSHDMRANPLLNAFDFEQQPLACHSS, translated from the coding sequence ATGCGACTGTTTGTGCGTACCGCTGCGTTGTTTCTCTTTTCGTTCTGCGCCTTCACCGGCGCCGTCGATACGAGCGCCGCGCCGATAGGTGAGTCCCAGCTTGCGGGCTTACGTTCGAAGATCAACCACATCATCGTTATATATGAAGAGAACTGGAGCTTCGATGGGCTCTATTCCGAGTATCCGGGCGCGAACGGTGCGCACGGCCGCGGAACGCCGCAGCTCCAATGTCCGACGGGGTCAGACAACTATACGGCGATGACTGGACTTCCGCCGGCACTCATTCGCGCGGGTCGTCCGACCGGCCCATGGCCCTGTGGTTGGCAAGGTCTCGCCGGCGGCGAGCAAGATCCGCACATTCCGCTCGGACTTCCGCTGCGGCCGTACGACCTGACTGATTTCATTCCGACGTCTGCGCTGACGGGCGATCTCTGGCACATCTTCTGGCACGAGCAGTTGCAAATCGACAACGGCGCACTCGAGGCCGCCGGTCCGGCGCCCATGGACAAGTTCTCGGCGTACGCGAGCAACCCCGGACTGGTGTTCGGCTACTACAATGCGACGCATCTCCCCGAAGGGGTTATCGCGCAGCATTACACGCTCGCCGACAACTTTTTTCACAGCGCGTTCGGCGGCTCGTACCTGAACCATCAGTGGTTGATCTGCGCGTGCACGCCCGAGTGGAATCAGCCGTTACCCGCCGGCGCACCAGGTTTCGCTTCGTCGTGGGATCCCAAAACGCACACGCTCAACGATTCGAATCTCACGACGATGCCGCGACCGGGCGGCAGCGGACCGCTATGGGTCGTGAACACGACGTTCACCCAGAATAGCCCGCATCCAAGCCGCGTAAAGCCCGACCAGCTCCTACGCCCAATTCCGCCGTCACAAAAGACGATCGGTGACCTTTTGACCGATCACTCGCCATCCGTTTCGTGGAAATGGTATAGCGGCGGTTGGGATCTTGCGCTCGCGCACGATCCACGCGCAAACGGTTGCCCGAATCCTAGCGCGGCTGACCCGAATCCGACGCCCGCGGGATTGTGCTTCCAGTATCATCACCAGCCGTTCGCATATTTTCAACGATGGGGCACTGACGGCTCGGCGGCCAAAGCCGAGCATCTTCAAGACGAATCGCACTTCTTCAGCGACCTCGAAAGCAAGACGCTGCCGGGCGTCGTCTTCGTCAAGCCGGTCGGCCTCGACAACGAGCATCCCAACTATTCGACGCTCGCGCGCGGCGGTCAGCACCTCCAGAAGCTCATAAGCGCGATCTGCACGTCATCTTATTGGAAAGATTCCGTCATCATCGTCACTTACGACGAAAACGGCGGACGTTGGGATCATGTGGCGCCGCCGAAGGTCGACGAGTGGGGACCGGGAACCCGCGTCCCCGCAATCATCGTATCTCCATACGCAAAACCCCACTTCGTCGATCACACTAAATATGAGACCGCTTCGATTCTCGCGCTGATTGAGCGCCGCTTTGGGCTGCCTAGCCTCGGCTCGCACGACATGCGCGCAAATCCGCTTCTGAACGCCTTCGACTTCGAACAACAACCACTGGCTTGCCACTCGTCTTAG
- a CDS encoding multicopper oxidase family protein, with translation MPLVLAFVLVFAALLGWRGPSTLGAPDLPEIPEVHAQSGVAALTLRAELDPQGRPAFFWHGREVAPTIRVRPGDVIRVHYINALPEFCGLGMVSDSNLHFHGLTTSPRPPGDDVLTTMVAPARAFDYTVRIGRNQPPGLYWYHPHAHGLANWELGNGMAGAIVIEGIADEVPSLAGLRERVIVLRDIPRDPSVGAAESKQQLTAGPLPTAQAQTHVGMDDEDYQGDTPCGVDADAQPTINGIPSATLAIAPGERQLWRVLNASGKRHYDLAIAGVRMQLAARDGIPIKLLEKTPEHDIDHVLLPPGGRAEIVVTGAAHPQLLLSRCYDGGKAGEPNPGVIFGELVDDRGTNVTTRVAPPFGVANDRDYTALPARVAQHRTIYFREDANGFSLNGKRFSPGDRPMFVARAGTTEEWTLDNRSDEVHAFHIHQVHFVVEATHEWRDVVDVPPRAKLRIIVDFRDPIIRGTFLFHCHLTDHEDGGMMGKIKVI, from the coding sequence TTGCCACTCGTCTTAGCGTTCGTTCTGGTCTTCGCCGCGCTGCTCGGTTGGCGCGGCCCGTCCACGCTCGGCGCTCCCGATCTTCCAGAAATACCCGAAGTGCACGCTCAGAGCGGCGTCGCCGCGCTGACGCTGCGCGCCGAACTCGATCCGCAAGGGCGCCCGGCGTTCTTTTGGCACGGTCGTGAAGTCGCGCCGACGATTCGAGTGCGTCCCGGCGATGTGATTCGCGTCCATTACATCAACGCGTTGCCTGAATTTTGCGGGCTTGGCATGGTCTCGGATTCGAACCTGCACTTTCACGGACTCACGACTTCGCCGCGTCCGCCCGGTGACGACGTACTGACAACAATGGTGGCGCCCGCACGTGCGTTCGATTACACGGTGCGCATCGGACGCAATCAGCCTCCCGGACTCTACTGGTATCATCCGCACGCTCACGGGCTTGCGAATTGGGAGCTCGGAAACGGCATGGCGGGCGCGATCGTAATCGAGGGAATTGCGGACGAGGTTCCGAGTCTGGCCGGATTGCGCGAACGCGTAATCGTGCTGCGCGACATCCCGCGCGATCCGAGCGTCGGTGCAGCCGAAAGCAAACAGCAATTGACGGCAGGCCCGCTACCGACTGCGCAAGCGCAGACGCACGTCGGTATGGACGATGAAGATTATCAAGGCGATACGCCCTGCGGAGTCGATGCCGACGCGCAACCTACGATTAACGGAATCCCAAGCGCAACGCTCGCAATAGCGCCCGGCGAACGCCAGCTTTGGCGCGTGCTCAATGCGTCCGGCAAGCGACACTACGATCTTGCGATTGCAGGTGTGCGTATGCAGCTCGCGGCTCGCGACGGCATTCCGATCAAGCTGCTGGAAAAAACACCGGAACACGACATCGATCATGTGTTGCTGCCGCCGGGTGGACGCGCTGAGATCGTCGTCACCGGCGCAGCGCATCCGCAACTCTTGCTCTCGCGCTGTTACGACGGCGGCAAAGCCGGCGAACCGAATCCGGGCGTCATCTTCGGTGAGCTTGTCGACGATCGTGGCACAAATGTCACCACGCGTGTTGCACCGCCCTTCGGCGTCGCGAACGATCGCGATTACACGGCGCTCCCCGCGCGCGTCGCGCAGCACCGCACAATTTACTTCCGTGAAGACGCGAACGGCTTTTCGCTCAACGGGAAGCGCTTTTCACCCGGCGATCGGCCGATGTTCGTCGCGCGTGCCGGGACCACCGAAGAGTGGACGCTCGACAACCGCAGCGATGAAGTCCATGCGTTTCATATCCATCAGGTCCACTTCGTCGTCGAGGCGACCCACGAGTGGCGCGACGTCGTCGACGTCCCGCCCCGCGCGAAGCTCCGCATCATCGTCGATTTTCGCGATCCCATCATCCGCGGGACCTTTCTATTCCATTGCCATCTCACCGATCATGAAGATGGCGGAATGATGGGTAAGATCAAGGTCATCTAG
- a CDS encoding ABC transporter permease: MFAFLWLMLVKSAPLVYAALGGVLCERSGVLNIGLEGMIAIGAFSGVAISFATGSAILGAIGGVASGALLGAILGLAATRFRVEQIVAGTGINLIALGGSAYGLVVVFGQPGASKEVNALGPTGEIAMVCLALALAGLLHVFLFWTRPGLHVRACGENPRAADVAGINPLRVRFWATTAGGAFAALGGVFLAMAELDLYSDGMSAGRGFIALAAVIFGRWNPLGAAAAALFFGAFEALQFTLQRTGIPVEFMQALPYVAALIALAGFAGRARAPAADGVPYRR, from the coding sequence ATGTTTGCATTCTTGTGGCTGATGCTCGTGAAGTCTGCGCCACTCGTCTACGCGGCGCTTGGCGGCGTGTTGTGCGAGCGCTCCGGCGTGCTCAACATCGGGCTCGAAGGGATGATCGCAATCGGCGCGTTCAGCGGCGTCGCGATCTCGTTTGCAACCGGAAGTGCAATTCTGGGCGCGATCGGCGGCGTCGCATCAGGCGCGCTGCTGGGCGCCATTCTGGGATTGGCTGCAACTCGTTTTCGCGTCGAGCAGATCGTCGCGGGAACCGGAATCAATTTGATCGCCCTGGGCGGCTCCGCGTACGGACTCGTCGTCGTCTTCGGACAACCCGGCGCATCAAAAGAAGTGAACGCGCTTGGGCCGACCGGCGAGATTGCAATGGTCTGCTTGGCGCTCGCGCTCGCGGGGCTCTTACACGTCTTCCTTTTTTGGACGCGGCCGGGATTACACGTGCGCGCATGCGGCGAGAATCCTCGCGCTGCCGACGTCGCCGGTATCAACCCGCTGCGCGTACGATTCTGGGCGACGACGGCCGGCGGCGCGTTCGCGGCACTGGGCGGCGTGTTCCTCGCAATGGCCGAGCTCGATTTATATTCCGACGGGATGAGCGCGGGGCGCGGCTTCATCGCGCTCGCCGCCGTGATCTTCGGACGCTGGAACCCACTCGGCGCAGCCGCCGCGGCGTTGTTCTTCGGAGCGTTCGAAGCTTTACAATTCACGCTCCAACGCACGGGCATTCCGGTCGAGTTCATGCAGGCTTTGCCGTATGTTGCCGCACTGATCGCACTCGCGGGATTCGCGGGTCGTGCTCGAGCGCCGGCTGCAGACGGCGTCCCATATAGAAGATAA
- a CDS encoding YfcE family phosphodiesterase, translating into MRVLIISDIHANLEALRALPAADAIVCAGDVVGFGPDPSGVVAELMRLDVQCVRGEEDDAVARTAKQHPVPPALVQAAKAHRDHARASLSAAQMRWLRALPPELELTLDGVRIGITHAYPGDYTRYVAPTPEELSRTMRAFPHCDVVVVGHTHRRGTWKGQALVVNPGSVGMPQRPGYASYAFLEGGKVRFGSARYDPSETLAAMRELGISEEAYHEYEGELTRGSLRPHQRLARASG; encoded by the coding sequence ATGCGAGTCCTGATCATCTCCGATATTCACGCAAATCTTGAGGCATTGCGCGCCTTGCCCGCAGCCGACGCAATCGTCTGTGCCGGCGATGTGGTTGGCTTCGGCCCCGACCCGAGCGGCGTCGTTGCGGAGCTGATGCGTTTGGACGTGCAGTGCGTTCGAGGTGAAGAAGACGACGCGGTCGCGCGCACGGCAAAGCAGCATCCCGTCCCGCCTGCGCTCGTTCAGGCGGCGAAAGCGCATCGCGATCATGCGCGCGCATCGCTGAGTGCGGCGCAGATGCGTTGGTTGCGTGCGCTGCCACCCGAGCTCGAGCTGACGCTGGACGGAGTGCGCATCGGAATCACGCACGCCTATCCCGGAGATTACACGCGCTACGTCGCTCCGACGCCCGAAGAGCTCTCGCGAACCATGCGAGCATTCCCGCACTGCGACGTCGTCGTCGTCGGGCACACGCACCGGCGCGGAACATGGAAAGGACAAGCACTCGTCGTCAATCCGGGCAGTGTCGGAATGCCGCAGCGGCCCGGTTACGCATCGTACGCGTTCCTCGAAGGCGGAAAAGTGCGATTCGGTTCGGCGCGCTACGATCCGAGCGAGACGCTAGCCGCCATGCGTGAGCTCGGCATCAGCGAAGAAGCCTATCACGAATACGAAGGGGAGTTAACGCGCGGGTCGCTGCGTCCGCATCAACGGCTCGCTCGCGCGTCCGGCTGA
- the lptB gene encoding LPS export ABC transporter ATP-binding protein translates to MTMAEPARALVAEDLRKRYGARWVVDGVTVRVEPGEIVGLLGPNGAGKTTSFGMIVGNVKADGGKMIVDGTDITEMSMSERARQGLGYLSQERSIFRRLSVADNLRLILEMRDSEPERRAAIFERVVERFNLQPIIEMRGDTISGGQQRRVEVARALVTAPSYLLLDEPFSGIDPLTVSELQRLIAELRGDGYGILITDHNVRDTLAITNRSYVIHNGKVIASGVPEELVDNPEARRFFLGENFRMAG, encoded by the coding sequence ATGACAATGGCTGAACCTGCGCGCGCGCTTGTCGCCGAGGACCTCCGGAAGCGCTATGGCGCGCGGTGGGTCGTCGATGGCGTGACGGTTCGGGTCGAACCCGGCGAAATCGTCGGGCTACTCGGACCGAACGGCGCCGGCAAAACGACCAGCTTCGGCATGATCGTCGGCAACGTCAAGGCTGACGGCGGCAAAATGATCGTCGACGGGACGGACATCACCGAGATGTCGATGTCCGAACGCGCCCGGCAAGGTCTCGGATATCTTTCACAGGAGCGTTCGATTTTTCGCCGGCTCAGTGTCGCCGACAACCTGCGCTTAATCCTCGAGATGCGCGACTCCGAGCCGGAGCGGCGCGCCGCGATCTTCGAACGTGTGGTCGAGCGCTTCAATCTTCAGCCCATCATCGAGATGCGCGGCGACACGATCTCGGGCGGACAGCAACGGCGCGTCGAGGTGGCACGCGCGCTCGTCACCGCGCCGTCATATTTGCTGCTCGACGAGCCATTCAGTGGGATCGATCCCCTTACGGTCTCCGAGCTCCAACGGCTCATCGCGGAGCTGCGCGGCGACGGATACGGCATCTTGATCACCGACCACAACGTGCGCGACACGCTCGCCATAACAAACCGTTCGTACGTGATTCACAACGGAAAGGTAATCGCGTCCGGAGTCCCCGAGGAGCTCGTCGACAACCCCGAAGCGCGACGTTTCTTCCTAGGCGAAAACTTTCGGATGGCGGGTTGA
- a CDS encoding tetratricopeptide repeat protein: MALEMQLDELELSLVLDPDALDKSFERACILGALGRADDAIQAYRDVLRQRPDHFGALNNLAVQLTDRRSPRAALAAYRLLVERHPNSAIAHSHLATTLHGEGHADEATEHFQRAIELDPTMASAHHGLASIFSERGDEQAAARERRLGYTHRPITFGRFRGDGEPIRVLILGVESDGNVPTKSLFDNRIFAVASLLVGFYDAEKPLPPHDVVFNAIGDADRCALELTAAATLLARSEAPVINPPSTILLTGRVANGERLGAIPDVIAPRFAIFPRWLLDRTDPAAVLQASGFTWPVLLRAPGFHTGQHFVKVDHPDDVAKALKTLPANAVIAIAFLDTHNADGAFRKYRMITVNGKLFPLHLAVSNDWKVHYFSADMVDNESHRAEDAAFLADPRGIIGERAFAALEKIVETLALDYGGIDFSIDPSGKVVLFEANATMIVQPPPSEPIWDYRRKPVEHIIEAVHAMMRERIQPDARASR, translated from the coding sequence ATGGCACTGGAGATGCAGCTCGACGAGCTGGAGCTTTCTCTCGTCCTCGATCCGGATGCGCTCGATAAAAGCTTTGAGCGCGCGTGTATCCTGGGCGCGCTCGGACGTGCCGACGATGCAATCCAAGCATATCGCGACGTGCTGCGCCAACGTCCCGACCATTTCGGCGCGCTCAACAATCTCGCCGTACAGCTGACGGATCGACGCTCGCCGCGCGCCGCGCTTGCTGCGTACCGGCTGCTCGTGGAGCGCCATCCGAATAGCGCAATAGCTCACAGCCATTTAGCCACGACTCTGCATGGTGAAGGCCATGCCGATGAGGCAACCGAGCACTTCCAGCGTGCTATCGAACTCGACCCTACGATGGCCTCCGCGCATCACGGGCTCGCATCGATCTTCTCTGAACGCGGCGACGAACAAGCTGCCGCTCGCGAACGAAGGCTCGGATACACGCATCGGCCGATTACGTTCGGGCGGTTTCGAGGCGACGGCGAACCGATTCGCGTGTTGATCCTCGGCGTCGAGAGCGACGGTAACGTTCCTACGAAGAGTCTCTTCGATAACCGGATCTTCGCGGTCGCTTCGCTGCTCGTCGGTTTCTATGACGCGGAAAAACCGCTTCCGCCACACGACGTCGTGTTCAATGCAATCGGCGATGCCGATCGCTGCGCGCTTGAGCTTACGGCTGCGGCGACGCTGCTGGCTCGCAGCGAAGCTCCGGTCATCAATCCGCCGAGCACTATCCTGCTGACGGGACGCGTTGCAAACGGTGAGCGTCTTGGTGCGATACCGGACGTCATCGCGCCGCGCTTCGCCATCTTTCCGCGCTGGCTCTTGGATCGCACCGATCCCGCGGCAGTTCTCCAAGCGAGCGGCTTTACGTGGCCCGTGCTGCTGCGTGCGCCCGGTTTTCACACGGGACAGCATTTCGTGAAAGTCGATCATCCGGATGACGTCGCAAAAGCGCTCAAAACTCTGCCCGCGAATGCTGTTATCGCAATCGCGTTCCTCGATACGCATAACGCCGACGGCGCATTTCGCAAGTACCGCATGATCACGGTGAACGGCAAACTCTTTCCGCTGCATCTCGCCGTCTCGAACGACTGGAAAGTCCACTATTTCAGCGCCGACATGGTCGACAATGAAAGTCACCGCGCCGAAGACGCGGCGTTCCTCGCGGATCCGCGCGGCATAATCGGCGAACGCGCATTCGCTGCGCTCGAAAAGATCGTCGAGACTCTTGCGCTCGACTACGGCGGCATCGACTTCTCGATCGATCCGAGCGGCAAAGTCGTGTTATTCGAAGCAAACGCAACGATGATCGTGCAGCCGCCGCCGTCCGAACCGATCTGGGATTACCGGCGCAAACCGGTCGAGCACATCATCGAAGCCGTACACGCGATGATGCGCGAGCGCATTCAGCCGGACGCGCGAGCGAGCCGTTGA